Proteins co-encoded in one Salvia splendens isolate huo1 chromosome 4, SspV2, whole genome shotgun sequence genomic window:
- the LOC121800761 gene encoding cyclin-dependent protein kinase inhibitor SMR3-like: protein MSVSSLSVEREAKFIISETTQTGVEEKGRVNLEIEKKEDERDEAAATVSHDDGFKTPTSSDHRIPPITRCPPPPVKPRPPPMRVKRKISQPAEIESIFRSIAADQDDTAQHRKIKKARK from the coding sequence ATGTCCGTCTCTTCCCTATCCGTTGAGAGAGAAGCAAAATTCATCATCTCAGAAACTACTCAAACTGGCGTTGAAGAAAAAGGAAGAGTAAATCTCGAAATCGAGAAGAAAGAAGACGAGAGAGATGAAGCTGCAGCCACAGTTTCTCACGACGACGGCTTCAAAACTCCGACCTCCTCCGATCACAGAATTCCGCCGATCACGCGGTGCCCGCCGCCGCCGGTGAAGCCGCGGCCACCGCCGATGAGAGTGAAGCGAAAAATCTCCCAACCGGCAGAGATCGAATCCATCTTCCGCTCAATCGCTGCCGATCAAGACGACACCGCGCAACACCGTAAAATCAAGAAAGCTCGAAAATAG